The sequence GGAAGGCAAGATCCGCGCGGCGCAATATGCCCGCGAAAACAACATCCCGTTCCTCGGCATCTGCCTCGGCCTCCAGTGTGCGGTCATCGAGTTTGCCCGCAATGTCTGCGGCCTGGCCGGCGCCCATACCACCGAGTTCGACGAAGAGCGCGGCGTGAAGACCGAACATCCGGTCGTTTGCCTCATGGAGGAGCAGACCGATGTGGTTGAAAAGGGGGGAACCATGCGCCTCGGTGCCTGCCCGTGCGGGGTGAAGGAAGGAACCAAGGCCTTCGAAGCCTACGGTTCGAAGAATGTTTCCGAGCGCCACCGCCATCGTTACGAGGTGAATAACCACTACCGTGCAAAGCTCGAAGAAAACGGTTTGGTGCTCTCCGGCATCAATCCCGACATCGGGGTGGTTGAAATGGTTGAGCTTCCCGACCATCCGTGGTTTGTCGCCACCCAGGCGCACCCGGAGCTGAAATCCCAGCCGGTCAATCCGCATCCGCTGTTCAAGGATTTCGTCGCCGCCGCCGTCAAGAGGCTCGAAGGGTAGGGCGCAACGGGAGGGTCGGCGGACTCGCCGCCCGCCCGACTCTGCGCTGGCGAAAGGGAACCCGCCCTTGCTCCACGGCAGCATCTCGCCGCCAGCCTGGAAGCCCCGTTGTCGCGACAAAATGAAAGCGCGTTGCGCGGGCAAATCCAATGCAGGATTTACTGGAGTTGATTTCCTTCCCTGTGCTCCATGGATGTGCAGGAAGCACAAAGGCCTCGCGCTGGTGCTTCGTGTGTTTTGAGCCTCTTTGTAGCAATCAAGTCCAGCCAGGTTAAGTTCGCTTAGAAGGCGTAGATGGCTTTGGCGGAGAGGTTGTGCGAGTTGAAGTTTTCGCCAATCAATTCGTCGAAATCGAGCCGGAGGAGAATGTTCTTGGGTTTGCGTTTCGCGGTGTTGAAAAACGAGACGCCAATGCCCAATCGTACGGCATCTTCGTCGAGCATGGGGTAGGCGAGGGCGTAGGTGTTGCCGGTTCCGCCTTCGAGCTGGAAGGATATATGGCCGGGGTCGGGATTGAACTCGTGCAGCCAGTGGGCGCGCCCCTCGATCTTGAAGCCGAAATATTGGGTGGCCTTGGTGTTGTGCATGGCCACGTTCAGGCCGAGGCTGGTGCGCAGCGAATCGGCATCGAATTCATCGAACGAGCGCGGAACGGCGGCGGTGCCGGTCTCGGTGTAGGCCTCTTGCTGATAAAGCGTGTATTGAGCCGAGGCTTCCGGGGTGATGACGGTCGAGATTTTCGGGATATCGAAACCAATGCCGCCGCCAACATATCCGCCGACCAGATGGGAATCGTATTCGCCATCGAGCCGGAACGGCTCTGGGGTGTGGGATTCCACACCGTTGTAGCCGTAGGCAAGGCCGGCATCGAGATAGGAATGGTTTTTCCCGATGGTGGAATAGATTGCTGCATGCGCGGCGTTCATGTCTTCCTCGGCGCCGTTGTCGGCATCGATGCTGTTGCGGCCTGCCCCGCCGCTAATGCCCACAAGCAGGCGGCCGAAGCTTTTATCCGCGCCAAACACCCCGCCGTGCGTGGTGGCTTCGTAGGCGCTATTTTGGTCGTCGCCGTCGTGGTTGAGGAATTGCCCGTGGTATTTCATCCAAAAGCGCCAGTCGTTTTCAACTCCCTCCGGTCCATTGCTTCCTGTCGGAAGCAGAAGCTTTTCGCGGAACTCGGTGCCGCGCGAGACCGATTGGCCGACGGCGGCCTTCAGCCCGTTCATCGCCACCTGGAAGGTGTTGAGCTTGGTGAAGTAGGTTTGCTCCACGGCGTAGGCGGAAGCTTCCGGGTCGTCCATCTCGACGATGGTGGCCATCATGTCCGGATCGTTGATGGCGTCCAGCTCGTCGGCCAGCCGGGCCATATCGCCGCTCGCGTTCCAGTATTCGTTGAGGGGCTGCCTGGAAAGAAGGAGAACCAGCAGTTTCCCGTCCTCCACCGAAATCCCTTCAAGTTCCATGAGCGCAGCGGTGGTGACCTGGATGTCGACGTTGTTGGTGAAGGTTGCCGTTGTGGCCACGTTGGTTGCGCCGCCCGAATCAACCACATTGAGTTGGTTCGTTGCCGAAACGAGCCACAATGCGTTGGTCTCGGTGTTTAGATCGATCCAGGCAATGTCGGCCTGGAGAGCGGAGCCCGAATGAAAGGTCACGTTGCTGCCCACGGCGATTCCTCGGTCGGTAATGGATGTGGAATCGATCTTGAAGGCCAGCGTACCATCCTTTTGCACATCCAGGTTCCCGTGTGCTTCGATGCGCCCTGTCCCGGTATCGACGATGGCGCCCGATTGGATGGCGAGGTTTTCGAAGAAGATTTCGCTGTATCCCGAGTTGAGCGTAATGCTTCCGCCCGAACCGAGGGTAAAGTCATTTTCAATAAGCAGGGTTCCCGAGTTGATTTCGGTGTTCTGCAACGGGGCGTCCGACTGGTTGTCCACGTAAAGAATTCCACCGTTCTGGCCGAATACCCCGTTCACCACCAGGTTGGTGCCCAGCGTGATGAATTGCCTTCCTCCACCAAATCCGATCGAGTCAAACGTTCCTCCGAGTAGTTTGTTGCTCACACTCCCCTCGCCATACGCCAAGCTGTAGAATGCATAGGTGTCGTCACGCCCGGTGGCGCCGGCCTTGAACGTGCCGCCGTGGATCGTGACATCGGAGTTTTCAACATAGAGGGCGGAGCCCCCCTTGCGGTTTTCGGGATTGTTGTGGGTGTCGGTAATGCTGCCGGCATCCCCGCCCGTGAAGGTTCCGCTATGGATCTCGATGGTTGAATTGGTTGCATCGATGGCGTGGCCGCCCCAGCTGGCGCCTATGAAATCCGAATCGGTAGAGACGTCCCCGCCATTCCCACCTTTAAACGTGCCGTTGCTGATGATCAGTGTGGAGTTGCCGATGTTCAGGCCGTGGCCACCCATGGAATGCGGCCCAGCTCCATCCCAGCTCAACTCCCCCCCGTTTCCGCCAATGACAGTGCTTGAGTCTGTGCCATCATCGGTGAATACCAATGTCGTGTCGGTGGCTTGAATGCCATCTGTTCCAAGGGTGATGGCATTGTTGGGCAGGTAGGTTCCGCCCGTAATAAGGGCTTTTGAGACCACAATGTTGCTGGTGCCGGAGAAGATGGCTCCCACGGCCGCCGTGGCGGAACCGATGGGGGGGATGCTTCCTCCGCCATCGGTGCTGCTGCCCAACCCCCGGAATTCTCCGCCATTGATGAAAAGGTTTTTTCCACCCGTAATGCGGAGCACCGTATCCGCCGTGTTGCTCACTACCGAGCCCGTGCCTTGCAGTGAAAAGCGGTCGAATCCGTTGGTGATGGATATCGTGCCTTCAATCCGGTGGCCCAGAGCCAGGTTGGTTGTTCCGCCAAACCCGATGATCAACGATCCGTCTCCGTGCTCAAGCGAGGAGATCGAGGTGGCCTCGGAAATATTGGTTCCAAAGACGGTGCCCTCCCACCAGTTGGTCGAGGCGTTGGCGGAATGTGGTGCCAGGCACAAAAAAAAGGCGGACGCCGCAACGGGCGCCACCTTCTTCATGCACCAGGCCAGATGTCGGGGATGGTTATTCATCATGGAACAACTCCTGGCGGTAGGTGGGTCTTGCAGATTTATTTCGCCTTCTTCTTCGGCACGAGGATGGCGTTGACAAAGCGGCCCTGCAGGCGTGGCGCCTGATCGACCGAGGTGATGTCGACGGTATCCTGGATGACGCGCTGCATGACCTCGAAGCCGAGTTCGCGGTGGGCGTTTTCCCGGCCGCGGAACATGAGCGAGATTTTCACGCGGTCGCCGTGTTCGATGAACTTGCGCAGGTTGCGCATCTTCGTTTCGTAGTCGTGGTCGCCCACGTTGACCCGGAATTTGACTTCCTTGAGCTTGGTCTGCACCTGGTGCTTCTTCTGCTCTTTCTTCTTTTTTTCCTGGTCGTACTTGTATTTTCCGTAATCCATTATTTTGCATAATGGCGGCTTCGCGCCAGGGGAGATTTCCACCAGGTCGATTCCGTATTGCTTGGCGCGGTTGAGGGCGTCGATGGTTTTCATGACGCCGAGCTGGTCACCGTTGGGATCGATGACGCGGATTTCCGGAACCCGGATCCGATGGTTGATTCGTACCTGCGGCTCGCGTTGCGGCCTGCCCCTGTAGTTTGGCTTGCTAATCTGAGACCTCCATGTCTACTGTTTTTTTATCCAGCTCCTCTTGCTTGAGCTGGGCGATAAATTCTTCCAGGGAGCATTCGCCCTTCATGCCCTGAAGGCGGTGGCGCACGGCTACCTGTCCGTTTTCCTGTTCCTGCTTACCGATAATAAGCATGTAGGGCACTTTGTCCAGCTGGGCGTTCTTTACTTTTCCGTTCAGTTTGCCCTGCTTTTTATCGACCGTTGCGCGGATTTCCGCTCCGCGCAGCGCGGAGAGCACCTCGTCGGCATAGTCGAGCTGGTCGTCGGAAAGCGGCAGCACGCGCACCTGTTCCGGTGCCAGCCAGACGGGGAACCCTCCGGCATAATGCTCGGTCAGGATGCCGAAGAAGCGCTCCATGCTGCCGAACAGCGCGCGGTGCACCATGTAGGGGCGGTGCGCCTCGCCATCGTCGCCGATATATTTAAGATCGAAACGCTCGGGCAGGTTGAAGTCGAACTGGATGGTGCTGGTCTGCCACTCGCGGCCGATGGCGTCCTTCACCTTCAGGTCGATCTTCGGGCCGTAGAACGCCCCGCCGCCTTCGTCCACTTCGTAGGGGAGACCTTCGGCCTTGATCGCCGCTTCAAGCGACTTGGTCGCCTGGTCCCAGCGTTCCGGCTCGCCGACCGCCTTTTCGGGGCGGGTGGAGAGGTAGGCCTTCACTTCGGTGAAGCCGAAGGTTTTCCAGATAAAGTTGCAGAAGCGGATCACTTCCTTCACCTCATCTTCGATCTGACCAGTGGTGCAGAAAATGTGCGCGTCGTCCTGGGTGAAGCCGCGGACGCGGAACAGACCGTGCAGGGTGCCCGCCTTTTCGTAGCGGTAGACCGTGCCGAGCTCGGCCCAGCGCAACGGAAGCTCGCGGTAGGAGCGCAGTCCGGATTTGTAGATCTCCACATGGAACGGGCAGTTCATCGGCTTCGTGAAATATTCCTGCCCGTCCACGTCCATCGCCGCGAACATGCCCTCGCGGTAGAAATCGAGGTGGCCCGAGGTTTCCCATAGGTTGGCTTTGCCGATGTGGGGGGTGTAGACGATGTCGTACCCATTCTTGAAGTGTTCCTTCTTCCAGAAATCCTCGATCGTGGAGCGGATGCGGCCCCCCTTCGGGTGCCAGTTCACCAGCCCCGGGCCGACGTTCTCCGAAATGGAGAAGAGATCAAGCTCCTTGGCCAATTTGCGGTGGTCGCGCTTCTGGGCCTCCTCGATCTGCTTGAGGTAGAGGCGCAGCTGCTTCGGGTTGGTGAAGGCCGTGCCGTAAAGGCGCTGCAGCATGGGGTTGGTTTCGTGGCCGCGATAGTACGAGCCCGCAATGTTCATGATTTGGAACGCACGCAATTTGCCCGTGCTCTCCACATGCGGCCCTCGGCACAAGTCCATGAACTCGCCGCAGGTGTAGAAGGTGATGGCATCGCCTTCCGGAATATCGGCCAGGCGTTCAAGCTTGTATTTCTGGTCTTTCAGCAGTTCCTTCGCCTCGTCACGCGAAACCGTCATGCACTCGAAGGGCAGGTCCTCGTCAACAATCTTCTGCATCTCGGCCTCGATGCGCTCGAAGTCGTCGGGCGTAATACGGGCCTCGAGATCAAAATCGTAGTAGAAGCCGTCGTCCGTCGAAGGGCCAATATCGAGTTGCACATCATTAAACAGGCGGCAAACCGCTGCCGCCATCACGTGCGCCGTGGAGTGGCGCAACCGATCCAGATCGTTGGTTTCGTTTTTCATCTATTCGAAAGAATCTCCCGTAAAAAGAGCAGGAATATAGGATGTTGCGCCAACCGTGTCAATTGGCGCGAGGGCAAATTAACCCTGCTGGAACCGTTTGTCTCCGGAACCCCGCCGCACGTCCGTGCTCACGATCGTGAGCACGGACGTGCGGCGGGGGGGGCAGTCCTTGCAAACGAGGAATTGCCGAGGGGCGGTCCGGTGGCTACGATGGGGGCTCTTTAGTTGGAGGTATTGGATGAAGGTTTCAGGTTTCATGGCTTTGCTGTTGCTTGCGGGATGCGCCTCGGTGCGGGAGCAGGCCTACCAACCGCATAAGAGCGCGGAAAAGAAAGCATTCGCACGTGTCGACCGAACCATCGGGCCCGATGCCGTGCGGGCGAACTATGTCGCGCTGGCGGAAACCGAACTCGCCTGGGCCGGCATCATCAAGGATGTCCAATATAACGAAACCGAACGTACGTTCCAGGTGGCCTTCGAGATCGAATATCACGATTTCGACTGGGTTGACCATGGTGGCGGGCAGCCGTTCCGGCTTTCGGCGGAAGGCGGAGGGATCTTTACGGCAGGCTGGTACGCCAGCAAGCCGACCCGCATCAGCTATCTGAAATTGCTCGCCGCCCCCGGCGACATGATCATTGTCTACGGAAAACCCTTCAGCATGGCCAACGGCGTAATCCAACTCGCCGCCACTGCCATTCGCCCCGTTAAGCAAGGTGGTTTTTCATTTTTGGAGCCGATTGCGGAGTCGGCTGAGCCGCCGGTGGTTGATGAGGGGGTTCCGGAAGCCTCTGGCGAAAACCACCGGGAGCAGGCGATCAAGACCCTTGAATCGTTGGAGGCGCTTTGACGTGCGATCCACCATGAAACGGCTTGCTTCAGGGCATGCCTCTGAATATATTCCCGCCCTTCATCAATGCGCTCTGGTAGCTCAGCTGGATAGAGCAACGGACTTCTAATCCGTAGGTCACAGGTTCGAATCCTGTCCAGAGCGCCATTTCTTCCTTAGTATTCCACATTCCAGGTTTCGACTTGCTCCATGCAGTGGCGGGCGGTGAGGTCGATGTGGATCGGGGTGAGGGCCACATAGCCGGAGCGCACGACCTGGACATCGGTGTCGGCGGAGTCGTCGAGCAGGTCGAGCTCGCCGTCGAGCCAGTAGTATTTGTTGCCGCGCGGATCGAGATGGGTGGTAAATTTTTCCACGAAGCGGGAGCGCCCCATCCGCGATGCCTTCATGCCCTTGAGCTCGGAAAGCGGAATGTTCGGGATGTTGACGTTGAGCAATGTGCCGTCGGGCAGTGGATTCCTCGCGACCTTGGCTACGATTTCCGAGGCCACCTTGGCGGCGGTTTCCCAGTGGGGGTTCTGGTAGGTGCAGAGGGAAAGCGCAATGGCCGGTACGCCGAGGATGACGGCTTCGGACGCGGCGGAAACCGTGCCGGAGTAGAGTACGCTGATGCCGGTATTGGAGCCGAGGTTGATGCCGCTGACGACGAGGTCGGGCAGGTTTTCCTTGTGCAACAGGCAAAGGGCGAGTTTGATGCAGTCGGCCGGTGTGCCGCCCACGGCGGTGCCGAATGGCTGGCCGTTCTTTTCGACGGGAAGTGCCTTGATGGGGTCTGTGAGGGTGATCGCGTGTCCGGCGGCGCTGCGCTCGGTGTCGGGGGCGCAAACATGTAGGTCGCCAAGGTGGCCGATGGATTGGTGGAGTTCCGCGATTCCGCGCGCATGGATGCCGTCGTCGTTGCAAAGTAAAATTTTCATGCGGGCAAATATGGCGGTGTGGTTGCGAAACATCAAGAGCCGGAGTGCTGGATTAAAGGGTTGTTGGATGGAGGGAGTTGTTTCATTCTGCTTTCCATGAATTTGATCATCCTTAAAGCTGAAGAGTTGGATGCCGCAGGGCGTACCGTATTGGCCGGCGAACGGGCGCGACACATCCACAAGGTGCTCAAGGCCGAGCCAGGCAAGCGGTTGCGCATAGGGTTGCTGAACGGCGCGTTCGGCATGGGCACCGTGGAGGCGGTTGATGCCGGGAAGGTGGTGCTTTCGTGTGAATTGGAGCCGGAGCCTCCTCCGGAGCCACAGGTCGATCTCGTTCTGGCGATGCCGCGCCCCAAGGTGCTGAAACGGCTGTGGGCCCAGTTGGCGGCGCTCGGGGTGGGACGAATTGTCCTGTTGCGTGCGGATAAGGTGGAACGCTACTATTTTGATAGCCACGTACTCGATCCGGATTTCTACAACAAGCTATTGATCGAAGGGTTGCAGCAGGCGCGTTGCACACATTTGCCTCAGGTCATGATTCGTCCGTTGTTCAAACCTTTTGTCGAAGATGAATTGGAAGCGATGTTTTCCTCGCATCGAAAGCTGCTAGCCGATCCGTCGGGGGAAAAGGGCCTTGCGGCCTTGCTGATGCCAAAGGCCGATGGGCGGGTGGTGCTGGCAATCGGGCCAGAAGGCGGCTGGACGCCCTATGAACTAGATATGTTTGGTGCGCGCGGGTTTGAGCTGTTCGGAATGGGACGCCGGATCCTGCGGACGGATACGGCCGCAATCGGATTGCTTGCGATGCTTTCCATGGAGCAGGCCTAGTCAAGCACACTTGCGCAAGTGTGCTTGGGTTTTGTGTTCAAGCACACTTGCGCAAGTGTGCTTGGGGGCGTACAAGAAGGGGCATGAACGGGTTGCCTCTCTGGAAACGATTCCGAATATTGGCCAACCCGATGCGCTTGGAGATGCTTTCCCTGCTTAACGGGCGGCCTCCCATGTTTGTTCAGGCCATCGGGGAACAGCTGGGCTGTAGTGAAGATGTCGCTAGTAAGCAGCTACAACTGCTGGCTGACGGTGACTTTCTCTCTCAGGAACGGAAGGGGCGGTTCCTGTTCTACTCGGGGATGGAATCCGATCGGTTGGGTTGCCTGGTGCTGGAAGAAAGCCTGAGGGATGGCGCGGATCTCGGTTCCATCATGAAATCCTTGACGGCTTTTACCCATGAACGACGGATCTTGATCGTGAGGGAGCTCGCCAAGGGGGCTCGGGTTTTTGAAGAGCTGTGCGGGGCAACAGGCATATCCCTCGACGCAATGAAACGCCATTTGCGGAAACTGGAGGGCAGGGGGTTCGTTGAACGGCGGGATGGTTGTTGGCATGGGATCGCGCGAAAGGATCGATTGGGAAAAGACCTCTTGCGGATCGTGCTGGACTAGAAGCACACTTGCGCAAGTGTGCGTGGATGGAGAATGATGAAGAATTTAATTAAGTGGTTTGCGGTGGGTTTCGGGACGGGGTTGAGTCCGGTGATGCCGGGGACGGTCGGAACGTTGGTGGGATTGCCGATTGCCTGGGGCGTGATGCGTTTGCCATCTCTTTGGTGGCAAATTGGCGTCTGCATGGCATTGACGCTGTTGTCGATTCCGATCTGCGAGGTGGCAGAAAGGATGATTGGCGGGAAAGACCCGGGGTGCATCGTGGCGGATGAATACCTAACGTTGCCGATCACGGTGATTGGGTTGGGTTCTCCGTGGGCGTTGCTGAGTGGGTTTGTGCTTCATCGCATTTTCGATATCACCAAGCCCCCGCCGATCAAGCAACTGCAGCATATCCATGGCGGATTCGGGATTACGATCGACGATTTTCTGGCCGCATTGATTGCCCTCGGCCTGAACCACTTGCTGTTCCGCTTTATTGCTTAGGGCGGCCCTGCTCGACATATTTCATGAGCGACTGGAATTCCTGCTCGTTGCGCAGGAGGTCGAATTCTTCCTCCGACATCCAGGCCATGGCCAGCTTGGGATCGGTTAGCTGAACGCCGCGTTGCAGGGCATCGACGGCGTCGGCTGAATTGCCCAGCTTGTTTTCCACGCGGGCCAGCAGGAAGTAGAGGTTGGCCACGTCGGTCACTTCCTGGGTGAGCGCACGGAGTTGTTCTCCGGCGAGTTCCCAGTTGCCGATCTTGGTCAGGTATAGGGCGAAATTATAGCGGGTGTCGGTGTCTTTCGGGCGCTGGTCGAGATATTGCTCGTAGGCGGTTGCAGCTTCTTTTTCGCGGCCCTGCTCCTTATAGAGGATAGCCAGGTTGTTGAGCGCCTCGGCATAGGCAGGTTTGAGCCCGAGCGAGCGCTTGAGATATTCTTCACCTTTTTCGAAGGCTTTGGCCTCGATGCAGGCAGCGCCGAGGTTGTTGAGCACGTCGTGGGTCAGGTCGGAGTCGGGGGCGCCATCGAGCAGTTCCAGCGCTTTCTCGTTCTTGTTGAGTTTGAAATAGGCCATGCCCAGCGGCACTTTTATGCCTTCAAGCTCCGGCAGGATTTCCAGTGCGTTTTCGTAGTATTCCGCCGCTTCGGCATATTTCCGGGTTTCGGCGGCCTGCTCGGCCAGGATAATGTTGAAGGTGGCTTTCTTGATCCAGCTGGCGTTGAAGGGGCGCTCGCCTTCGCCTTCCCATTTTGGATCGCCATAACTGCGGGAAAAGTCCATCACCCACTGCGATTCGGTGGGCAGGGAGTAGCGCGGGATGTATTCCTGCTGGATCGGCTCCGGGGCACTCGACTGCTGCAGGATATCGATGTATTCGCGCACAACAACGTAGACGAGCGATACGGCCAGCAGCAGCACGGCCATGCCAAGCACGAAGCTCAGGAACTGGTGTCGGCGAATCTCGCGCTTGCGTTCCTCGATGATTTCCGAGGCGACCTGTGGTGTGAAATCGTCGCGGTCGGTACGGTCGGTTGCGTAGATGTCCTGCAAGTGCTGGCGTTTTCCTGTTTCCA is a genomic window of Pontiella desulfatans containing:
- a CDS encoding autotransporter outer membrane beta-barrel domain-containing protein yields the protein MMNNHPRHLAWCMKKVAPVAASAFFLCLAPHSANASTNWWEGTVFGTNISEATSISSLEHGDGSLIIGFGGTTNLALGHRIEGTISITNGFDRFSLQGTGSVVSNTADTVLRITGGKNLFINGGEFRGLGSSTDGGGSIPPIGSATAAVGAIFSGTSNIVVSKALITGGTYLPNNAITLGTDGIQATDTTLVFTDDGTDSSTVIGGNGGELSWDGAGPHSMGGHGLNIGNSTLIISNGTFKGGNGGDVSTDSDFIGASWGGHAIDATNSTIEIHSGTFTGGDAGSITDTHNNPENRKGGSALYVENSDVTIHGGTFKAGATGRDDTYAFYSLAYGEGSVSNKLLGGTFDSIGFGGGRQFITLGTNLVVNGVFGQNGGILYVDNQSDAPLQNTEINSGTLLIENDFTLGSGGSITLNSGYSEIFFENLAIQSGAIVDTGTGRIEAHGNLDVQKDGTLAFKIDSTSITDRGIAVGSNVTFHSGSALQADIAWIDLNTETNALWLVSATNQLNVVDSGGATNVATTATFTNNVDIQVTTAALMELEGISVEDGKLLVLLLSRQPLNEYWNASGDMARLADELDAINDPDMMATIVEMDDPEASAYAVEQTYFTKLNTFQVAMNGLKAAVGQSVSRGTEFREKLLLPTGSNGPEGVENDWRFWMKYHGQFLNHDGDDQNSAYEATTHGGVFGADKSFGRLLVGISGGAGRNSIDADNGAEEDMNAAHAAIYSTIGKNHSYLDAGLAYGYNGVESHTPEPFRLDGEYDSHLVGGYVGGGIGFDIPKISTVITPEASAQYTLYQQEAYTETGTAAVPRSFDEFDADSLRTSLGLNVAMHNTKATQYFGFKIEGRAHWLHEFNPDPGHISFQLEGGTGNTYALAYPMLDEDAVRLGIGVSFFNTAKRKPKNILLRLDFDELIGENFNSHNLSAKAIYAF
- the infC gene encoding translation initiation factor IF-3, with the protein product MSKPNYRGRPQREPQVRINHRIRVPEIRVIDPNGDQLGVMKTIDALNRAKQYGIDLVEISPGAKPPLCKIMDYGKYKYDQEKKKKEQKKHQVQTKLKEVKFRVNVGDHDYETKMRNLRKFIEHGDRVKISLMFRGRENAHRELGFEVMQRVIQDTVDITSVDQAPRLQGRFVNAILVPKKKAK
- the thrS gene encoding threonine--tRNA ligase produces the protein MKNETNDLDRLRHSTAHVMAAAVCRLFNDVQLDIGPSTDDGFYYDFDLEARITPDDFERIEAEMQKIVDEDLPFECMTVSRDEAKELLKDQKYKLERLADIPEGDAITFYTCGEFMDLCRGPHVESTGKLRAFQIMNIAGSYYRGHETNPMLQRLYGTAFTNPKQLRLYLKQIEEAQKRDHRKLAKELDLFSISENVGPGLVNWHPKGGRIRSTIEDFWKKEHFKNGYDIVYTPHIGKANLWETSGHLDFYREGMFAAMDVDGQEYFTKPMNCPFHVEIYKSGLRSYRELPLRWAELGTVYRYEKAGTLHGLFRVRGFTQDDAHIFCTTGQIEDEVKEVIRFCNFIWKTFGFTEVKAYLSTRPEKAVGEPERWDQATKSLEAAIKAEGLPYEVDEGGGAFYGPKIDLKVKDAIGREWQTSTIQFDFNLPERFDLKYIGDDGEAHRPYMVHRALFGSMERFFGILTEHYAGGFPVWLAPEQVRVLPLSDDQLDYADEVLSALRGAEIRATVDKKQGKLNGKVKNAQLDKVPYMLIIGKQEQENGQVAVRHRLQGMKGECSLEEFIAQLKQEELDKKTVDMEVSD
- the surE gene encoding 5'/3'-nucleotidase SurE translates to MKILLCNDDGIHARGIAELHQSIGHLGDLHVCAPDTERSAAGHAITLTDPIKALPVEKNGQPFGTAVGGTPADCIKLALCLLHKENLPDLVVSGINLGSNTGISVLYSGTVSAASEAVILGVPAIALSLCTYQNPHWETAAKVASEIVAKVARNPLPDGTLLNVNIPNIPLSELKGMKASRMGRSRFVEKFTTHLDPRGNKYYWLDGELDLLDDSADTDVQVVRSGYVALTPIHIDLTARHCMEQVETWNVEY
- a CDS encoding 16S rRNA (uracil(1498)-N(3))-methyltransferase yields the protein MNLIILKAEELDAAGRTVLAGERARHIHKVLKAEPGKRLRIGLLNGAFGMGTVEAVDAGKVVLSCELEPEPPPEPQVDLVLAMPRPKVLKRLWAQLAALGVGRIVLLRADKVERYYFDSHVLDPDFYNKLLIEGLQQARCTHLPQVMIRPLFKPFVEDELEAMFSSHRKLLADPSGEKGLAALLMPKADGRVVLAIGPEGGWTPYELDMFGARGFELFGMGRRILRTDTAAIGLLAMLSMEQA
- a CDS encoding helix-turn-helix domain-containing protein, with product MNGLPLWKRFRILANPMRLEMLSLLNGRPPMFVQAIGEQLGCSEDVASKQLQLLADGDFLSQERKGRFLFYSGMESDRLGCLVLEESLRDGADLGSIMKSLTAFTHERRILIVRELAKGARVFEELCGATGISLDAMKRHLRKLEGRGFVERRDGCWHGIARKDRLGKDLLRIVLD
- a CDS encoding phosphatidylglycerophosphatase A family protein, with product MMKNLIKWFAVGFGTGLSPVMPGTVGTLVGLPIAWGVMRLPSLWWQIGVCMALTLLSIPICEVAERMIGGKDPGCIVADEYLTLPITVIGLGSPWALLSGFVLHRIFDITKPPPIKQLQHIHGGFGITIDDFLAALIALGLNHLLFRFIA
- a CDS encoding tetratricopeptide repeat protein, giving the protein MENPTLYANLWEQDFMETGKRQHLQDIYATDRTDRDDFTPQVASEIIEERKREIRRHQFLSFVLGMAVLLLAVSLVYVVVREYIDILQQSSAPEPIQQEYIPRYSLPTESQWVMDFSRSYGDPKWEGEGERPFNASWIKKATFNIILAEQAAETRKYAEAAEYYENALEILPELEGIKVPLGMAYFKLNKNEKALELLDGAPDSDLTHDVLNNLGAACIEAKAFEKGEEYLKRSLGLKPAYAEALNNLAILYKEQGREKEAATAYEQYLDQRPKDTDTRYNFALYLTKIGNWELAGEQLRALTQEVTDVANLYFLLARVENKLGNSADAVDALQRGVQLTDPKLAMAWMSEEEFDLLRNEQEFQSLMKYVEQGRPKQ